DNA from Pirellulales bacterium:
TTGTGGCATCATGCCCGTACATTTTGCCTAGGCCGCACTACTGGCACCCTGGGTTCCTGAACCCGTCTTATTTCTCTCCGCTCATTAACGCTGGGGGGATAATCCGTGCCGAATGGATAGATATATCGGGTATTCGGCTCGTAGCACTTTTCGAGTTGGGCAGCTTGAGCTATGTGTCTTGCTCCGAACCATTCTTCTGGCAAAGGATTGCCTGAATGTATCGAAATTGGGCAGCTGGGCTGGCATTCTGCACTTCGTTGGCCATCGGCACGTGTGCCTGGGCGGATGGCGTGATGATGGACGACGTTTCGCCCCGGGCATTGTCGCGTGGCGGCACAAACCAAGGATTTGCCGACAACGGCGGCATCATTTACGATAATCCCGCGGCAATGGTGAACATCGATGGCTGCCAGATGCTCGACATCGGAGCCGATGGGCTTCTGGTCAGTGGCCGCTACTCAGACCCGCAAAACCGGCTCGATGTAGCCTCCACGTTTACGCCGTTGCCGCAAATCGCCCTGATTCGAAAATCAGAAGACGGTATGTGGGCCTTCGGCTTTGGCGTATTCACGCCCGCTGGTTTTGCGGAACGGTTTCATTTGGAAGGGCCAGACGGCGCGGAGCATGTTTACGAATCATTCGGCGCGCTAGTGAAAATTTTGCCCAGCGTGGCATATCGAGTT
Protein-coding regions in this window:
- a CDS encoding outer membrane protein transport protein codes for the protein MYRNWAAGLAFCTSLAIGTCAWADGVMMDDVSPRALSRGGTNQGFADNGGIIYDNPAAMVNIDGCQMLDIGADGLLVSGRYSDPQNRLDVASTFTPLPQIALIRKSEDGMWAFGFGVFTPAGFAERFHLEGPDGAEHVYESFGALVKILPSVAYRV